From the genome of Camelus dromedarius isolate mCamDro1 chromosome 20, mCamDro1.pat, whole genome shotgun sequence:
CATGCGCTGACACTCACTAGGATGActgtgataaaagaaaaaatcttggcgaaatggagagaaatcagaaatcccatacagtgctggtgggatttaaaatggtgcagctgctttggaaaactggaaattcctcaaaacatTGCagatagaattaccatgtgaccttgcaactccacttctgggcataaacccaaaataattgaaaacaggtaTTCAGACAAATACTCGTACACAAGTGTTCACAACAGCCTATTCATAAAAAACCAAATTGTAATAACCCAACTGTCTGTcagctgatgaatgaataaacaaaatgttgtcTATACAAACAACAGAATATAATGTGGCCATAAAAAAGCAAGGAAGCACTGATATATTCTCTGATGAGGCTGAGTCTTAgaaacactgtgctaagtgaagtgagtcagataTAAGAGGTCACATATGATGTGATTCTCCTTCTATTCAGAACAGGTAAGTCCACGGACACAGGAAGCAGACTGGTGgtccccaggggcagggaggagggagcatgAGCAGTGACTGCCTACGGGgttcagggtttctttttggagggaTGACAATGTGCCTACATACAAGTGATGGTTAcataacactgtgaatgtaccAAATGCCACTGATTTGTACACTTTCATATGGttatgttgtgtgaatttcacctcaaaaaATGAGTTACAGGACTTGTGAGGAAGCAGGGGACCATGAGCCAATccaggagaaaaagaagttgaTAGAACCAGACCCATAAATGACAGAGATGAAAGAACCAGTAATGACTTTGgaaacagctattataaatatgtgcGTGGATATAACGAAAATGTGAATATGATGATGTAAGAaaggcaaaatattaaaaagaatcaaatggaatttctagagctgaaaaatagaatatctgaaatgaaaaactcattGGAAGGACTTAGCAGGAAGGATGATCTGTGAACTCAAggacacagcaatagaaaccatccAAATGGAAACCCTCAGAGAAGAAGccctcagtgacccaggagctgGTGTTAGCAAATAGGGGGCAGGGCTGCAGAAAGTCTGTTTGAGAGAGTAATGGCTGAAAGTTTTGCAGATTTGAAGGAAAAATCATACACTCACAGATCCAGGAAAAACTaggaaaaacacaaaggaagCCACAACAAGCACAGAACCTAAGTAGCTGAAAAactgtaataaagaaaaaatacgaAAAATAACCAAAGAAATTTACATGCAGTGGAACAAAAATAAGCATAACTGCAGAGttcttatcagaaaaaaaaatttcaagccaGAAGAAAAAGCAGTATCATTAAtgtactcaaaggaaaaaaaaactgccaatcTAGAGTTCATGAACAAATCCCTAAAAACGcagcacacagaaaacacacagaaCAGATTACAAGTGAGACGCTGGGTATGGTTAAAGCAGAACCCGTTGTTAGAAAATCAGAAGGGCCACTTCAGGGTGGCCAAATAGCCGGGGTGATTCTTCAGACTGAAAATGCACTAAATCCGGTGAGAAACATGGTACAGTGGGATCCATGGGAGCCCTTAGTGGAAGAGCCTCCTGCCAATGGATTGAAATGGTCGGTATCCTCATCAGTAAATGACTTGTGCCTTGATGAGAAACTGATGTGGCTAAATGTTctgttatattaaaaatgttttcatattacTGACATCTTATAATCCAGACAACTGATAcagaacataaaaaataaaattaaaaacctaagAGAGGAATTACTAGGTGTCTGGAATGAAAGATGACTTTcctggggggaaggtatagctcagtggtaaagcgtgtgcctagcatgccCGAGggactgggttcaatccccagcaactccattaaaaataaaattaaattaaaaagatgacATTCCTACCAAATCCTTCAAACACTGAGAAGAAAATAAGGGCTTATCATCAGCAACCTCCCACCAAGAAATCTgctaacttagatgaaatggcaCATTCACTGAGTGAGTGGGGCTACCCACCCCCACGCAGAGTCAATGATAAGCACAGAAACGTAAACTGGAAAGCTGTCCGCCCGTGAGGACAGAGGAGCAGAAGGAAGTGGTGGAAGCACTGGTAACTGCTTGGCCAGGCTGCGGGGATGAGAGCTGAAGTCCCCCTGGAGGGTCCGACGTGAGGAGCGGAGCCATGAGCAGGTCTGAGCGGCCAGGAAAGCCAACGCGGGTGACCAGGAAGGCACAGCTGGGCGCCCCCGAGCCGGGGGCAGCAGGGACCGCAAGTGGACAGTGGGAGCCTTAGTAAACTCAGCGGAGGGGAGCCGGTCCCCAGGAGGGCAGTGGGCAGCGCTGACCCCTAGCACACCGAGGATGTGGGACACCTGGCAGGCCAGCCccttttctccctgcctccccccaggAGCCCCCAGCCAGAGGAGGTCTCAGCCCTGCCATTCTGCCACTGAGAATGTGGCCAATAAGCAGAATTAGACCAAAACCAGTGAATTTCAGCAAAAAAGAATTCTGCAGAGTGAACTGCATTACATTTACTTCATTATTGAATCAGTTGGTCAGTGGACGTTTGATTCACCCATGAGTCACGTTTGAACCTGTTCTTATGTGTTTCCTCTGGGGTCATGACTTCTCTCCAGCCCAGCCTTCTTGTGTTCATGTAGCCTTGCAGCAGGCATTTTGTCCAGGAGGTTTTATTTTCTCGTCAGTTGTTAGTTGACTATCAGTCTTGTTGCATGCAGTTGTAACCTTCAGCTTCGAGTACGTTGTCGACTTGGGGTATTTATTATGCCTTAGAGAAAAAGTGGGCCAAGtatttaattttcagttgaaCCATGAGGAGATCTTGTGCCATTTGGGAGGCCTCACCCGAAAGACCCAGAGTTAGGGGGAGTGGGCATGTGGCAGCTCAACCCCCCAAGTTGAAACAATCTGGCCCCAACCTCCTGCCTCATCCATTACTAGCCTCCTTATAACCCTGGAGACCAGACTCACAGGGACCTCCGCCTCCCAGACTGCAGACTGTCACAGCCCTTGAGGGTgggccctgcccccgcccctccctgtgTGTCACAGTCTGTGTGTGGGCCCCGCCCCTCAGTGTGGACATCTGAGTAGATATCGGCTGTGTCCCCATCTGTCAGAGTTGTCACCCACTGCCCATCCTGTCTCCCTCgcaacccccacccccgaccctgtgGGGGTGGACATGCTGCGTTCCCCCAGCACCTGGGTCTCCAATGTTGGGCCCTCCCATCTCCTGCCCCCAGCGTGGCCTATGGACCCAGGTACCCCAGGGCACTCCAGGCACCTGCCTGGGCCCCCTCCCAGCAGGGCACCTTCGGGTGGTTATCTCTAGATCATGCGTCCAAACACTAAAATGGGGGTCTCGGAGGAGGCGTGCCTGCCAGCTGGATGCCCCCTCACGGCTATCTCTTAGGGGCAGCTCGGAGCCAGCCTGTGGAGGTGGGCCCTGGCATCGCGATCGGGGCCTACGCAGGGCTCTGGACTCTGGGCATCGTCCTGTTTGTCATCCTCTTCCTCACACACAGAGGTAGGTGGGCACCCCTGGCGGGGGCATGCCAGCCAACCTGGACCACAGCCTGAGATCCAGCCAGCTGGACTGACCCCTCAGGGAGGACCAGGGAGCCATGCCCACCAGCCCTGGGCTTCCACAATGCCCCTCCCCTGAAGCTGCTGCCCTGCCGAGCCTGAGCAGGCCAGAGCTGGGGTCACACAGCAGCAGCCCCGCGGAGCCCCAGCTGGCCCTCACGAACACCGCAGGGCTCCTGCTGGCTGGTCTCTGCCCCTGGGACTCGGGCGGCAGCGCTGCCCTGGCCCTCACTGCACTGCGTGTCCGGGGAGGGGTCTTCTTCCAGGGGCAGCCAAGGCTGCGAGGGCTGATGCACATCATGGCCTGGATCTGGTTATCCCACCTGGGGCTGACTGGGAGCCTGGTGTGGGTCTGGCACCGGCTCCAAGGTACTTGGCTATGGAGGGGAGGCCACCTGAGGAAGGGTCCTTCCTGAACTTGAAGCCAAGGGCAGCTtaggggcaggagggcagagggagaccTGCAGGCAGCACACAAACTGGAATATAGGGGAGGGGACACATTCGGGTCCTGTCCAGGGCCCAGAGAACAGCCAGGTCTGGGATCTCCAGGGCTTGACCTCAGCCAGAGGACACACTGGACAAACACACTCTCCTGGACCCCACTCAcattcctgcctctcctcctcttcGCCATGGGGATCGCCACCAATGCTGTGCTTCTGATCAAGGACAAGGTactagggtggggctggggcacaCCCTTGTCTGGCCACTGCTCAGGCCACCTCTGTGGGTCTCAGGCTCCCACCAGCGTTGAACTCCAAGGACAGGGTCTCTGGCGTCACCTGAACCCACGCCCCACTCAAAGGTCCAACTGGCCTTGGCAGGTGGAATGGTCGTGAGCACTGGCCCTGTACTGGCCACAGGCTGCCATGGAGTGGGATTCAGTTATGGCAGCTGGTTCCTCCCTTTGCTccagggcacagggcagggacaggagggGACTCAGCAAGAGGCAGTGCACACAGTGGGAAGAGCCTACCAAGGTCCAAGTCACAGCCCCAGTGCTTTCAGGAGTCCTTGGACCactcactctgtgcctcagtttctccatctgggaAAGGGGAGCAGGGGCTGCTGGAAGTGCTCACCCTAGGTTCagacacacagcccagccctccTGAGGAGGAGAGCTCACCCCAAGTCTCCGAAGCTCAGTAGAGAGGGCTGCAAGGCACAGAGAACAGCAAGATGGGCCAGAAGGTGTGCCCTCGGGCAGCCTGCTGGGGTTGGGGACGCGGCCCAGTGGTGAGAGCAACATCCCAGGAACGGGCCAGATAGGACCTCGTGCTGCAGCCTTCTGGGTCCACGGCAGGCCCTCAGCAGAGAGgggcggagggggaggggacgCGACatggtgtgggggaggggcagccttGGCAGAAGCTGAATAGACTGCTGGCGCCTCTTCCTCCCAGTCTTTCCAGCTCAGCGTCCCGGCCAAGAGGTGAGTGACCCCTGCAGACCCTCCCGAGCCTGAGTCTGTGGGGGATGTAGTCGATCTCTGGAGGGACAAAGACCACCGCGCCATTCACGAAGAGAGACGGAAAGGACCCCAGGGGTGGGGCGAAGTATCGCAAGAAACACCTGGCTTTGAGTCTCGGCCCTTGGAGGTGAATTTTATCTCCCGTGGGCGCCAGTGAGACCTGGTGGACACGATACACCCTATCCCCAACACAATGAGGGAAAGGCCCCAGAGGTCTGGAGTAGGGGCGCGGCTCAGCCCGCCTCCAGGCCGGGCACCCTCCTCGTCCCACGCGCCCTTTAGCCTTGGGCGCCGAACAAGCCCGAGGAAGCAGAGGAGACAAAGTCCCCTCCTGCCGCTAATCCCCGCGGGTCAGAGGCGAAGCCGAGAAGCCGCGGCCGGGCTCCAGCGGGAGCGCAGAGGTGGAAGGTCCCGGCGGGGCAGGGGCGGACTGGGAGGGGGGCCGGGGGGAGGgccagggggaggggcggggaggggtggaGCCGAGGCTGGGCGTGGCCCGGGCAGGACCAGGGCTCGGGTTGGGGTGGGGGCGCGGCTTCCCCCTGGGCTCCGCGATGGAGTCCACCGTGATTGCGTAATCCGGAATTGCAGAGCTGGGAAGAAGGACGTCTCGAGGAACCTGGAGACCGAGAACAAGACGCTCGCCACATCTCTTTTAGGGGGGAGGCATTATGAGCTTTAACGCGAGGACAAGTCGCCAAGAATTCCGGGAGGCCGGGACGGCTTAAAACGTAAAAACCTCCGTCCATCGGGTGCCTCACTTCGAAACAAACTAAAAGGCCAAGGTCGACCCAGACACTCCCGCGACAGATGTGTGCTGAGCACAAGCCCGGAGGGGCAGGGGAGACTTGCAGCCGCGGCGTGGTCTGGGAGGGCACTGGGTCCGAGACTGCTGAGGACCGGCCCGGCCATGTGAGCAGGTCCCCATCGCTCGCAGTCTCAGTTTCTCAGTCCGTTAAATAGGGACAGTATCCTCAGGTGGGCCTGAGGGTGGAGAGTGCGGGTAGCCCCTGGGGGCAGAGAGATCCTGGTCTGAAATGCCAGGCCTGGAGAAGGAGACAGCCCACATGGGCACGGTGGAGCCCCCTGCAGGGTCACGGGCGATGCTTCTCCTGGTTCTACTTGGTCTTTTCCCAGTCTTCTGTAAGAAGCCTGTATCATTTAAGGCCAACATTCATGCTGTTTTAGTTTATGaatcaacatttcttttaaatttttaatgttaaagcAAACGGGAATTCTGCATTGTCTTTCATGcattgtaaaaaaattttttttttttgcaagggggAAAATACCTCGTGTTCCTAATTTTAAGAGGCTCTGCCACATCTTTAGGGCAGGTGTAGCAAGTCCAGGCACAGGAGCGAAGCCCAGGCTCTGAAATCAACCTCCTAAGATAGTTTTCAAGACAAGCCTTCCTACAAATGTTTTTTCCTAAGCTGTGCTCCGCACAAAGTTACAAGTCAATAATCTTGAATCTGTTCATATTGTAGCAAATGTGGACAGACCTGGACAGAAACGCAACTATATGATGACAGGGCCAAATTCGTTGTAGACTTGTTTCACTGCAAAGGCTGTCTGGAGGCACCTGTTCCAGAGGCATCTGACAGGATGGGAGGCTGGACCTGGCTGCTGGCGACTGAAAAAAGGGAGGGTTTAGGATGTTGCTTCCCCAATATCAACAGCAAAAAGATCCATAGCCAAACCCTGAAGCATCGCCTACCCCTGCCCCCCGACTCCACCATGCCGGCCTgctgggaagggaaagaagcGAATCACGGCAGGTGGGTGGGATGAGCTGAACAGATGACCCCTGTGCGGGCATCGGACGGAGCCTCTGAGAGGAGATCCCAGAGAGAAACacactggacaaagggatgacATCCAAATGGGCCCGACCTCCCCAGGAGCCCTCACCCCACGAAGGCCTCCAGAAGGAAGCAATCACATAGAAGTGCTTCAAGGAAAACTAGGGTCCCCTGAGAGAGGAAAAGATGTGGGGAAGAGCTCTGTCCTGACAACAAATAGGGAGATTTCACACGTGTGTGTGGTGCGAGAGGACAGGAACTTGGCGAAACTCCCCACATGGGGATGACTGGGTGTAGAGGCCAATGGTGGACAGATTGCAAAGGGTCCAAGTCTGGCACGTGGAGAGTGGGGACTACTGCCGTGGCTGGGTCTGTTAGATTCCGGAGCAAGTCCAGCATCATCTGCCGGGGGGAAGCCGAAGTCCTGCCCATCTGGGATCCATCTTCTTGCAGGACACGCACACAGGCCGTCACTCACCGACTTCCagtgagggggctgggggaagggaagaaggggacTCGGGCCGTTGCCCAAGCAAcgaggtgggagtgggggagggcgACTAAGTTCTGTTTCCATGGAGACTGTGCTGGCTGAACGGCAACACTACTAAAGGTGGTCCAGACGGTGATGGAAGGCCAAGGAGCCCACTAGTAAAGGCTGGCGACGATGCCCTGACCCCTGATTGATCCCAAACCCCTGATTCTGCCTCCCCCAATCTCGTGACCCTGAGACGCGTCCAACTCCGCCAGAATAttcgggctgggggaggggaagggctgagCTGGAGGAGAGAGTAGGGGGCCCCAACCCATGGCGCCCAAGAAGAAGCGCGTGCCGAGCGCGGGGCGCCGGTCGGCTGTGGCAGGAGAGGGCGCTGAGCCGCCGCTGTCGGAGCGCGCTCAGTACCTGCAGCGCGAGTACAAACTGCTCTCGGAGCAGCTGGACGCCTGCGAGCAGCGCGTCGACCAGATGCTGCAAGAGAACGCCTTCCTTGACCGCGAGGCGCTGCGCCTGCGCGAGGAGAACCGGCTCTACGCCAGCTACGTGAGCGCTCGCGCGCAGCGCTGCGCCAACGCCATCGTCCGGCTGGACGAACAGAACCGCGTGGACCTGACGCTCATCCACTGGCAGCGCGAAGAGCTGGCGTCGCTCTACCGCGGGCGTGAGGACGGGGTGCGCGCACAGTTGCTGGAGACGGAGGCGCGCGCGGCGCGGATGGCgcagcaggtgcaggagctgcAGCCCTACAAGGCCAGTGCGCGCGCGCCCGCGGGCGGGGGCCGGGCGAGATGGGCGCGCGCCGCGGAGCAGGGCTGATCCGCACCCCCACCGCAGGAGCTGCAGCTCGAGCAGCTGGCCCGCATTCGGGCGTTGGAGCGGGAGCTGCTGCACATGCGCGTGGAGCACACGCAGCTGCTCCACCGCGTGAAGCGGCGCTTCCTGGAGGACAAGGCAGCCTTCGAGCGCGAGGCGCGCCAGCGAGTGCAGTCCCTGGCCCGGCGCGCGGAGCGGGAGGCGGCGCGCGCGCTCGTCGCGCACATGCAGGCCATCAAAGCGGATAATGGGCGCCTGCGGCAGGAGATGGTGCGGCTGCTCCGCCGGGCGCAGCTGCTGCAGGCCACGCGGCGCCAGCTGCTGGAGCAGCGAGACCAGCTGCGGCGCGAGCACGAGGacacgcgggacctggcgcgcgTGCATGGCTGGCTGCGCCGGGGCCCTGAGGGCCCGCCGTTGTGGCAACCGCCGCCGGCCGCCTCGCGCCCCGTCTCCTTGGCCTCCTTCACAAACCTGTCCCTCGCGACCTCCCGGCTCCCTTCAGTCTCGGCCTCCCGGAACCCGTCTCAGGTCTCATGGAGCGCGGCTGCTTGGACCCCGTCCCTGCTCTCCAAGCTCGCCGTTCCTCGGGTCCCGTCATTGATCCCGTGGCTTTTGGGCTCCGGGGTCCCATCGCTGGCCCCTTCGAAGATGGATTCACCGGTCCTATCCCGGGCGCCATCGCACGTGGGCTCCGGGGTCCCGTCCCTGACCCAGTCCCGCCCGGGCTCCAGGGTCCCGTCCCTGACCCCGTCCCACCCGGGCTCCCGGGTCCCGTCCTTGACCCAGTCCCGCCCGGGCTCCCGGGTCCCGTCCTTGACCCAGTCCCGCCCGGGCTCCCGGGTCCCGTCCTTGACCCAGTCCCGCCCGGGCTCTCGGGGCTCTTCGCGGTCCTCATTGCGCGCGGCCTCACAGAACACCACTCTCTCTGGGAAGTCCGTCCCTGGATCAGGCTCTTCCCGGTTCCCAGTTGAAGAAGACTGCGAACATGACGCTGCAGCCGAAGCCACCTCGAGGAGAGTCTGAACCTCCCTGAAGAAAGGCCAGTGAGGCCAGacggtggggggagaggggtgtgcAGGACGCAGATTTGGTGAGTGGATTATCAATAAAGGTGTGACCCCCTCCACCTTACCCTCTCTGGCATCACCTACTTCACTGTCCAGCATTTCCAGCCAGTGCAGGGGCCACTCATTATGGCTTCTAGTTTCCAAGCCTGTAAGGCAGCTTGATCGTTCATCGCCCTGTGTGTCTGCCAAGACTCAGCATTCCCCCACTCCACAGCTGACCTCCGGCTGCTCTGGCAGGGGCAGAGGAAGTTGGCCACACCAGCGTCCTGCCCACGAAGGCTGACAGTCTGGTGGCAGAGATGGACATCGCGAGCATGGACAGGGCATGTAACAGCAGAAAAGGCGTCCAGCAGGCCAGGGAGAAGCTGGCCTGCGGCATGTCGTGGCTGAGAGCGCCAGCGTGGGGCCAGCTGCTCAGGAGAGCCATTGGGAGGGGTGTGCCTTTGCTCTAGCGGCACGAAGAGCCACAGGAGTCTTTAATGTTTAACCTGTTGGGggtaagtttttcctttttctttttgtaaacctTGGtttggtgggggtaattaggttacctatttatttaacggaggtactggcaactgaacccaggacctcgtgcatgcactctaccactgagctataccctcccccgggaataattttttaattttgatataatttacAACCTAGAGAAAAGTAACACATGGAAATCCCATATACCATTTATCCAGATTCCACAGCAGTTTGTGTTCTGCACCTTGGTTGTTTCTGTCTGTGCATTTTTTCCTGAGACATTTTAGATTAAGTTCGAGAGGCTTGCCCCTTCACAGCTAAATCCTTTAGTGTTTCCCAAGCACAAGGACATCCTACCACACTCCCGCAGTACAGTGATCCCAGTTAGGAAACTTGGTATGGGGAATATAGTATTAGCTAATCCATAGCTCACGTTCAAATGTCAGTTGTCCCAATAGTATCCTTTGTGGCCTCTCCCTCTGCCAGGGCCCTGCATCACATTCAGTTGTCAGTCCCAGTGCGCACAGGCCAGTTATTACGGTGTCCCTCAGGTATGGTTTGCACTCATCCACGGCTATATCGGGGAGGTGGAGCGTGGGGGaggccaggccccacccaccctcAGTGCCGGCCGAAGGGGTAGGGACTTGCCCAACACAGAGCAAGGTTTTTAAAAACGCTAGGTCTTCAGACTGGAGTGCTGGGTTGCAGAGCCTGACCAGCGAGATGGTTTCCTGTCGGGGTGGTGCCCATGCGGTGGGCGCAGACCCAGAGGGACCCTCGGGGCTCTGCAGGGCCAACACTCCACCGTGGACCACGGACTGCACACCCACGTGGCAGGCCTGGGCCTGGTGGAGGGAGGAGTTCAGATCACAGGTTTAAAACGGAGCTCCCCCGTTCTAGAGTGAAGATAATTTATTAGccaatagaaattttaaataatatggaaCTTGCACAGAAGGCTGCTCAcgtgccttattttttttaaagaggtttaTTGTATTCATTTGCATTTGCAGCACAAGCAATAAAGCACACAGGCccttgtaaaaacaaaacaaaacaaaacaaaaacggaGCTCCTGTTCATGACCTGTGTACCTTGATGGCCCTCCCACTACCCTCCTGGTGAAAATTTAGCTAAATGTTCTCGATCTGGGTTGGGAGAGTTTGTAGATGACTGGAAGCAGCAAACAGATTCTCTTGGAAGAGTTCACTTGAAACCCAGGATGGTAAAAGTTTCCATAACCATTTCTCTTTAAAAGGAACTAGGGCTCTtgtgagatttggggaaggaaataatacaaattgAGTCCAGAACATCTTGCATCTTGTGCCAGAAAGCAAGATTGTTCCCAGAGAGAGAGCTGTCAGGACAGAGTAGGGTGAAGGGTCCTGATGGGCCAAGCCAACAAtttcatcatcaaaaagaatgcaCTGAGTAGAAACACATAAGATATACAAAATGCATGAGTTTAAAGTACCGTAAGACCCCACTCCACTGGTCATCTTGAAGGTTCCTAGCACAATAATCCAGTATTCTGAAAATTAGTAAATGAAGAATCACATCCATTCTGCCTTTCCCATATGAACTGAATTTCAGGATAAACAAATTGTTGGTGAAGGAAAGTTATGTACAGAATTCCACCTATaagtgcagaaaaaatatttatgtcataATGGTTGCTAAAGCCTATTGGTGAAAGATTAATGAGGATAACAGATGGCTCCAGCTGATCTCCTGAGCCCCTGAATGACCTTAACTTTGCTAAGAGTGAGACACTTACGTGCGTCTGCACTGTGCAACTTACAAAACATTCTCAACTAGAAACAAAactgggggagagtatagctcagtggtagagtgaggtcctgggtgcaatccccagtacctccatttaaaaaaaaaaaaagaaacaaaactctgaTAATAATCAAGCTTCTAGCTCTAACTATGTATACAAAATATAggggacagaggaacatgttaaaaGACAGTTAGGATGTAATCATCCTATCCTCTATAAGgcaaatgactttttttcccccaaaaaataaatggCAAGGAATTTTAAAAGGGGGGGGGTTCTTAACAATTGACAGACTAAGACACATTTCCACTTAATGCAACTTGTGGACCTTGTTCaaacctttattttaatttgttgtgtTAAATCAATAGATTTAGATAGAGTTTCTTGGTAATTATGAAGCTACTGAAGAGCAGCATATTCCACACTTCCTGTTCCCAGGCACTCTTCCCAGCATCTGGCACACCACTCTCTCCTGCCGAGACAGCCCCTGTCCTCAAGACCCTCCAGCCCATGACTTTCCATGAAATAGCTCCCTGAGAGACATCACCCAGAGTAGGCAGTTGTCAATTTCTTTGTAGTTCtgtcatttttactttatgtatttgAAGCAATTATTAGTTGCATACAAGTTTAGTACTAGCTCTTTTCTGTGAATTGACTCGTTTACCAGTTTGCAGTGTTCCTTGCCTCTGCCCACAGCCTGCTCCAGCTTTCTTCTCGTTTTGTCTTGCACACCCCTTTCTATGGGTGTCAGTTTCATACTTCAGATGTGTCCCTAGAATCAGTATAAATGGTTCTTATATTTTAGAATACAGTCTgacaatctttgtcttttgactggagTGTAGTTATTTTACATGGGTTGATTTACGGTATtcatg
Proteins encoded in this window:
- the CCDC166 gene encoding coiled-coil domain-containing protein 166 — its product is MAPKKKRVPSAGRRSAVAGEGAEPPLSERAQYLQREYKLLSEQLDACEQRVDQMLQENAFLDREALRLREENRLYASYVSARAQRCANAIVRLDEQNRVDLTLIHWQREELASLYRGREDGVRAQLLETEARAARMAQQVQELQPYKELQLEQLARIRALERELLHMRVEHTQLLHRVKRRFLEDKAAFEREARQRVQSLARRAEREAARALVAHMQAIKADNGRLRQEMVRLLRRAQLLQATRRQLLEQRDQLRREHEDTRDLARVHGWLRRGPEGPPLWQPPPAASRPVSLASFTNLSLATSRLPSVSASRNPSQVSWSAAAWTPSLLSKLAVPRVPSLIPWLLGSGVPSLAPSKMDSPVLSRAPSHVGSGVPSLTQSRPGSRVPSLTPSHPGSRVPSLTQSRPGSRVPSLTQSRPGSRVPSLTQSRPGSRGSSRSSLRAASQNTTLSGKSVPGSGSSRFPVEEDCEHDAAAEATSRRV